CGCAGGTGGACGTTGCAGTCGGCCTCGGCCGCCGTCGTCATGGCGCGGGAAACCGTGTCCCGGACGAGGCGTGACAGGTCGAGCTGCTCCACCATCAATGGCACTTGCCCGTCCCCCAACCGAGAGACGTCGAGCAGGCCATCGATGTGCGTGGCGAGCCGCTCCGTGTGGCGGATGGCCTTGTCCAACCGCTCCAGCAGCCGTCCTCCGCCGTCCTTCCTCGCCGCCGCGGAGGGCAGGGACTGCAGTTGGAGCTGGAGCGCGGTGAGGGGCGTCTTCAATTCATGGCTGGCCAGCGCCAGGAATTCATCTCGGCTGTGGAGCGCGTCGCGCAGGGCCTGTTCGGCCTGACGGCGATGCTCGACCTCCGCCATCAGGGCCTGGGCGCGCTGCTGGAGGAGGGTGACCTCGAGCATCCGAGCCTCGGGTGCTTCGAGCCGCAGGTAGCTTTCGGTGGGGATGACACGCGCGTGGGCCTTGCAGACGTCCCGGAAGGGCCGCGAATGCTCCGCGTTCCCGAAGTGCCCGATGGCATAGGTGCACAAGAGGGAGAGTGGATACATCACGCCGAGGTCGTTCCACATCGACTCCAGCGCGACCGCCACGTCCGGCATTCCGTCCTGGCAGAGGACATCCACCATCTCGCCGTAGGCGCGCACCTTGGTGCCGGGCCGCGCCGTCTCGAGGCTCCGCTCCAGCACGGCGCCGACGACTTCCCGGAATCGCTCCCAGTCCGGGCGACCGTTCACCATGAAGCGAGCCAGGGTTTCACGGGCATCGAGCAGGGTGAGTTGTCCGGTTTCGACGGCCGCGGCGGTGTCCACGCCCGCGGTCATGAGCCGGGCGATGAGCTGCTCCCGGTGGGACGTCTGCGCGATGATGATGAGCGGGTCCCCTCGCGCAAGCCCGCCCGTGATGTAGGCCTCGATGATGTCGATGACAAAGGCCTCGTCCTCGTAGAACTGGACGGTATGGGCATGCTCCGACGGCGGGCCGACGAGCGGTTCGCTGGTTTGCGGCCGGTGGTGATTCCCAAGAGATGCGGCGTCGGATGGAGGCATCGTTCTCACCAGGTGCGTGGGCGCCTCATTATTCTGTCGCGTGGTTTGGGCGCGGAACGACCCCGAAGGGCAGGCGAGCGACAGGAAGGCATCACTTCTCCGCCGGGCTCGCTTGACTCGCGTTGGGACTGAGCGCCGTCCTCGAGACGCCGAAAATGCTTGGGGCGCAGGGCACCGGAGTGGAGGTCTCCGGGCCTGCGCCCCTGAGGCCCCGATTGGGGCCGTGGCTCGATGATGTGCTGGCTGCCGTCGGTCTACCCGCGCCGCGGGCCGTGGGCGGTGCCACCGCGCGACGGGTAGTCGCGGCTCAACCGCTGCTGCCGCTCACGCTCGATGCGTGCCAGTCGCTCACGCTCCTGCCGCTCACGCTCGATGCGTGCCAGGCGCTCCCGCTCCTGACGCTCGCGCTCGATACGGGCCTGACGCTCACGCTCCTGCCGCTCACGTTCGATACGGGCCTGACGCTCCCGCTCCTGCCGCTCGCGCTCGATACGGGCCTGACGCTCCCGCTCCTGACGCTCACGTTCGATACGGGCCTGACGCTCCCGCTCCTGACGCTCACGCTCGATACGGGCCTGACGCTCACGTTCTTGGCGGCGCTCGCGCTCGATACGCGCCAGCCGCTCCTTCTCCTGTCGCTCGCGCTCGATACGCGCCTGCCGCTCCCGCTCCATCCGGTCACGTTCCGCGCGCTGTCTGGCGGCCTGGCTGTTGGAGTTCTGCGCCCACGACGAGGTGTTGCCTGCCTTCTGGATTTCGGAGGCGCCGTGCACGGTCTGCGCAAGGACAGGGCTTCCCGCGGACATCGCGATGACCACCAGCACCTGCATCAGCTTCCCACGCATGGCTGCCTCCCTTTCGTGGCCGGTGTGGCCAGGATTCGTCGTCGTGTTCCTTCTGACGGGGGGCATCGCGGCGCATTCACCGGCGGGTATTTCGATTCATGAACGAGGCGGGCGCGCACCCGGGCCGTGGTGCGCGCCCCGGCCCTCTCTCACGGATAGAGCGACTTGAAGTAGCTGATGGTGCTGTTCCAGGAGGGCGTCAGGTGCCCCATGGTGTTCGGGAAGGAGTTCCCCGCGCAGCCGGTCCCCGTGCAGTAGTACTGGTTGTACTGCCCCACCACGACGGGGCCCGAGACGGGCGCGTCATACGAGTAGATGGGCGAGCCACTCTGGCCCGGGCTGCCATCGCAACTGATGTCGATTTCCCGGTGCCACCCATCCGCGTCCGGGCTGTACGCGTTGCCCGTCCTGCACAGGTTGACGTCGCCATACAGCGTCCGCGACGTGCAGCTCGCGGGTGCCGCCGCCCCCGAGCAGCCGGGGTAGCCACGCATGTACATGCTCCACTGCTTGAGCGTGTCCGTGGACGCGTTCCAGTGTCCCATCCAGCCCGGGTGGCCGTTGGGGAAGTTGTCCGCGAGCACCATGATGGCGAAGTCGTGGGGATTGCAGTTCCCGGCGTTGTTGCAGGTGCCGTTGATGTACTGCTCCGGCACCCAGTACCAGATGGCGTCCTGGACGCCCCACGTCGCGGAGGCGCCGTCCCGCCGCGCCGTGAAGGTGTTGAAGATGGGGTGCCACCCGCTGTTCGCGCTGACGACACAGTGGGCGGAGGTGACGACGACCCGGCGTCCCACGAGCGAGCCCGAGCACCCAGCGCTCAGATGTCCAATGGTCCGGTACGGCCACGAGTTCGAGGCGTAGCCATCCGAGATGGCCATGCGGATGCGCGTGTCCACGCCGTTGCTCCACGTCTGCCCGGAGACGGTGTCCGACGTCGCGGGCTCCTCGCCACGCACGGGCTGCGCGGAGGCATCGTCGAGCGTGCCTCGGGACGCGCCATTCAAGCCCCGCCGAGCCAGTTCGTCCGCCACGCGGCCCAGGTTGGCCTCATCGGTGCGCAGGCGGTACGCCTTCTGGTTCTTCAGGTCGATGCCGATGAAGCTCCGCTCCGTCGAGGGCCGCTCCGGCGTCGCCGTCTTGGCGCTCGCGGCGCGCTCGGGGGACCGCGCGGCGGCTTCACGGAAGAGCTCCTCCGCGTTCACGTCGGTCAGCAGTTGGACGTCGCCCAGGGCTTCGAGCCGCGGGAGCTCGGCCCCCACTGTCTCTCCCATCCAGGCTTCCGGGACGATCTGGACGGGCGCCTCTTCCTGTGTGCGGGCGCCTTCGTTGCCACACGCAGCGGCCATCAAGCCGAGTGCACAGAACATGGACCTGCGAATGCCACGAAGCATGGGTGTCCCCTTCGCTGTTGTGAAAATGGGTGAGGCGCGAAGAGAACGGGCGGGGCGCGAACCCTTCGCCCACGGGGGTGAAGCGGCGTTGTGTCCGGTCGACGCAGTCAGTCCGCCGCGCTAGCGTTCCGGCTTCATGGCGACCACCCGGCAGCGCAGCGCACCTCCCAGTTTTTCCCAGGAAGAGGCCGCGGACATCATCCGAGAGGCCACGACGCGGGCCCTCTCCGGCAAGGACCCGGACCGCGCGCTCACGCGGGAGGACTTGCTGGCGATGGCCCGGGAGCTGGGCGTGAGCGAGACCGCCGTGGAGAGCGTGCTGTCCTCGCGCGCGGGCCGGGACAAGGCGAAGCGGCGCCTGCGCACGGCCTATCTCGGCCTTGTGTCACACGCGACCAGCTACACCATCGTCATTGGCGGGCTCACCCTCATCGACCTGTTCTCCGGGCCGAGCTGGTGGGTGCAGTACCCCGCCATTGGTTGGGGCATGGGACTGGCGTTCCATGCCATGGGCACGGTGCGCGCGGCCGTTCAGCAGGCCGAGCGGCACCGGTCGGAGTAGTTGCGCGCTAACTAACCAATGCGCCGCAGGCCGGGCAGGTCCTCGGGCCGCAGGGCCCAGCGCGGCACGGGGGGAAGCGACGTCAGCGTGCCCGTCTGGGCCGCTGGGAAGCCATCCACGTGGGCACCGTCCGCGAAGTTGCTGCCCTGCTTCACCAGGCTGCCCGCGCCCACGAAGCTGCCGCGTCCCAGCCGCGTTCCGTCGCAGAGGATGGCGCCCGGCTCCACCACGGTGTTCGCGCCCACGTGGCTGCCATGCACCGTGCAGCCCGGGCCAATGATGACGCCGTCCTCCAGCGTCAGGGCATGGTCCGACAGCCGGTGCAGCACGGTGTTGGCCAGCACCTGAACACCCGCGCCGATGCGCACCGGGCCGCTCGCGTCACCGAGGATTTTGACCCCGGGCCCGATGATGCAGCCAGGGCCGATGATGACGTCTCCCGTCACCTCGGCCGAGGAGAAGAGGGTGGCGGTGGGGTGCACCAGTGGGTGCTTGTCGCGAAACGTATAGAGCTGTCCCATGGGGGCGTCCTCTGCGCGATCTCTCGCGGAGAAAGCGGTGAGTGGTTGGCCAGGAAGGTCGAGGCTGCCGCCGCGTCGCTTCCGAAGCCGTTCCAGGTCATCCGCGGTGGTTCTGCGAAGAATGCGGCCGGGCCGTCCCGCGACGACGGAGTCGTCCGGCACCACGATGCCCGCGGGAATGACGGTCCCTTCGCTCAGCAGGCAGCGAGCGCCCAGCCGCGCGCCGGGCATGAGGATGGAGCCGCTCCCCACGTCGCAGAGCGCGCCGACCTCCGCGCCCAGCACCAGGCTGCGGTGGTCGAGCAGGGTTCGCTCTCCCACCGAGACCGGGTGCTGTGGCAGTCCGATAACGACACTGTTCTCCAACACGGCCGAGCCGGCGCCCAACTTCACGGCGCCGTCATGGGAGCGCACCACCGCGCCTTGCGCGATGATGGCTCCTGGACCCAGGTGGAGAGTTCCCAGCACCCGCGCGCTGCTGGAGAGGCTGAAGTGCGCTGCCCCCCCTGCTGGCACGCCGGGCGCACTCTCGTGCGGCAAGCTGATGACCATTGCGGCGGACCCTACACCCATGGGCGCTGCATCCCGACGGCCCGACGGCGCAGGTAGGTTGTCCAGCGTCCGACGGTCGCCCGCCCGAGGCTTGCCCTGCGGAGGCTGCTCGCTCGTGGCGTGAGGGAGTGGGAGCCGCGCGGTCAGGAGGGGTGGGGCGCATCGTCCCTGGACCTCTTCGCGCCAGGCTGACAGAAGGGCGCCCACGGAGGAAGGCATGTCTGACACGTCCTCGGCCGGAGTTGAATCCGTGCCGGCGGAGGCAGGAGGTCCACCCGAAGGCGGCGCGCCAGGGCGCTGGGCGTCGTTGAAGGAAGCCCTTCACGGAACGCAGAAGGACCTCACGAAGCTGCCAGTCCGCCACGCCATCTTCCTGCTCGCCGTGCCGATGGTGCTGGAGATGATGATGGAGTCCGTCTTCGCCGTCGTCGACGTGTTCTTCGTCGGGCGGCTGGGAGCGGACGCGGTGGCGTCAGTGGGGCTGACGGAGTCGCTGCTCACCATCATCTACGCGGCGTCCGCGGGGTTGAGCATCGGCGCCACCGCGTTGGTGTCCCGCCGCATCGGTGAAGGGGATTCGGAGCGGGCCGCGCGCACGGCGGTGCAGGCGTTGGGGCTGGGCGTCGTGCTGTCCATCCCGGTGTCGGTGGCGGGCGTCTACTTCGCGCGGCCGCTGATGGCGATGATGGGCGGCTCGCCGTGGGTGTTGGAGCACGGCATCCGCTACACGCAGGTGATGTTGGGCGGCATGGGCAGCGTGCTGCTGCTGTTCCTCATCAACGCCATCTTCCGGGGCGCGGGCGACGCGGCCATCGCCATGCGCGTGTTGTGGCTGGCCAACGCCATCAACATCGTCCTGGCGCCGCTGCTCATCTTCGGCGTGGGGCCCTTCCCGGAGCTGGGCGTCATGGGCGCGGCGGTGGCCACCACCTTCGGGCGGAGCTGCGGCGTGGTGTACCAGCTCTACCGGCTGGCGAAGGGCTCTGGGCGGCTCCGGCTGCGCCGCGAGCATCTGCGCCTGGAGCCCGGCACCATGGTGGCGATGTTGCGGATGTCGGGCGCGGGCACGGTGCAAGCGCTGGTGGGCACCACGAGCTGGGTGGTGCTGGCGCGCATCGTCGCGACGTTCGGCAGCGCGGCGGTGGCGGGCTACACCATCGCGCTGCGCGTGGTGCTGTTCGCGCTGCTGCCATCCTGGGGATTGAGCAACGCGGCGGCCACCCTGATGGGGCAGAGCCTGGGCGCGAAGAAGCCGGAGCGGGGCGAAGAGGCCGTGTGGACGGCGGCCCGCATCAACGCCGTGTTCCTGGGGACGCTGGGGCTGGTGTTCTTCCTGGCCGCCGAGCCGGTGGTGGGCATCTTCACCCAGGACGCCGCGGTGATGCGGGAGGGCGTGATGGCGTTGCGCATCCTGAGCGCCAGCTTCCTGTTCTATGCTTTCGGCATGGTGCTGACGCAGGCGTTCAACGGCGCGGGAGACACCGCCACGCCCACGCTCCTCAACATCTGCTGCTTCTGGGCGCTGGAGCTGCCCCTGGCCTGGGTCCTCTCCGGGCCCATGGGCATGGGACCTCCGGGGGCGTTCCTCGCCATCTCGGTGGCCTTCTCCGTGATGGCGGTGGTGGCGGTCATTCTCTTCCGGCGCGGGACCTGGAAACACCGCGTCGTCTGATGGGGAGGGCGGGACGTCATGTCGCCTGCATCGCGTTCCGTCCGTGCCCCCGGGGTGCTCCGGGGGACACTGTTGTGGGTCCTGGTCGTCTTGTCGTGCAACACCGTGGAGGTCCCCGGAGACGCGGAGGCCTGCGCCGGACTGCAATGCACGGCGGGGACCTGCTTCTCCAACGCGGGGCAGCCCATGTGCCGCTGTGGCCCGTGGGAGGCGGCCGCGGAGCTGACGTGCTCCGTCGCCACCTTCCGGCAGCCGGATGACCATGGGGGCTCGCCCGACAGCGCGACGGTGCTGACGCTCCCCATGTCCCCGCGCGAGGCCCGCATCAGTGAGGGCACGCGCGTGGAGATGTGGGACCGCGACCTGTTCGCCGTCACCGTGCCCGAGCGCGGCCTCTATGCCTTTTCATGCACCCGGCTGACGCTGGCGGAATGTCGGGTGCGGCTCCTGGATGCGGAGGGGCGGAGTCGCCACGTGCTCGCCGCCAGCGAAGGGGCTCGGGAGTCGTGGTTCGCGACCCTCACCGAAGGCACCTGGTACTTCGAGGTCTCCGGTGGCGCGTCCGCGGGTCGTTACAACTACCAACTGGTGTCCCTGGGGACGGACGACCACGGGGATACGTTCGAGGAGGCCACGGTGCTGGAGGAGGGCTCTCGTGGCCCGTTCTCCGTGCGGCTCTCCCACATCTTCGACCAGGACATGTTCGTCTTCCGGTCGCAGGTGGGCCATGGCTATCGCTTCATCTGCGAGGCGCCTCCCGGGCCTGGCCTGTGGATGGAGCTGGGGTTCGATGACTTCGCGTTCGTGGACCAGGCCTCTGGCGCGACAGGGGCGCCGCTGGCGCTGAGCCTGGGCGCGACGTCTGTCCATACCTGGCGCGTCAGCATCGTGGCCGACAGCGGCCCGTTCCCGGTGGAGGCTCGCTGCCGTTTCGAGGACCTGGGGCGTGATGAACACGGAGACACGCTGGAGACCGCCACCCCCGTGACGGCGGGCGTGCCCGTGGGCCTCACCCTCCAGTCTCGCGATGACGTGGATGTCTTCTCCTTCGCGGGGGAAGCCGGTCATGTCTACTCGGTGCGGACGGACGGCGCCGGGCCGTGGTCCGCGCAGGTGGTGGATGGGACGGGCGCGAACGTGGCCTCGTCGACGACGGACCGGCTGCGGGCCCGGGTGGGCACCGCGGGCACCCATTACCTTCGCATCCAGGGCGGGCCCGACTGGGAGCACACCTTCTCGCTGACGCTGGTGGATGCCGGGGTGGATGACCACGGGGACTCGCCGCAGACCGCGACCGTCATCACGCCGGGAACCACCGTCACGGGCCGCTTCGAGACACCCGCCGACACGGACGCCATCGCCTTCCTCGCGGAGCCCGGAGGCATCTACCTGGCGACCTATGCGCCGTCCGAACGCCTGTCCTTCAACCCTCGCGGCGTCGCGGGCAGCCTGACCCTGGGCGAGGGCCGCCACCTCTTCGGCGGATGGGAAGCCGGGCCCGTCACGATGATGTTCCAGCCTCGGAACGACGCGGAGGGCTTCTCGTTGCACTTGGAGCAGGTGGCCGTCGATGACCACGCCGACCACAGCGCGGAAGCGCAGCAGGTGAGGTTGCCGGTCGATATCTCCGGCGTGGTGCAGACAGCCATCGACACGGATGTGTTCTCCGTCAGGTTGGAGGAGGGGCGCAGGTATCGACTGGGGCTGGACACCGGTCCGCTGGCCGTGACGCTGGTCGCGCCCGGAGGCGGGTTGTCCAGGCCCGTGTCGGGTGTGCTCGTTCCCGTCTTCACGGGCCCCCACTTGATGATGCTCACGGGGGCCTCGGGGCTGGCGCAGGTCCCGTGGCGCGTCACGCTTCAGGCTGAGTGAGCCCGGTCAGGGCAGACAGATTTCGAAGCCGGTGCGTCCTGAAGGGAAGACCTCCCGAGCGCGTGAGGCCGGCGTCACGGCGTAGAGGTGGAAGTCGAGCCGGCGCTGCAGAAATCCCTTCAGCGCGGGCGCCAGCGGGTCCACCGCGTCTTGATACAGCGTGAAGAAGTGGAAGCCCTGGCCGTGGAAGTCCGCGTACACCTGCTCCACCAACGCGCGGAGGATGGCGGGGTCCTCGCCGCGCACGTAGGTGTTGCAGAGGTAGAAGTAACGGAAGTCGCTGCCGGGCGTGGGCAGACGCGGTGCTCGGGCGACGGAGGCCAGCGTGTTCCATCCCCACCGCACCCAGCGCATGCCGCCGCGGTAGGCGTGGACGCGGTAGCGCTTCACGGCCTCGGGGTTCCAGGCGGTGGTGCAGCCCACCAGGGCGCCACCCGCGTCGAAGGCGAGGTAGGTGTCCTCGACGCGCAGCCCGGGCCAGTGCGCGAAGCGGTGCTCCAGCTCGCCGGTGTCGAAGCGGTAGCCGAAGGGGCGGGTGCGGTGGTCCGCGTCCAGTCGCGCCGCGATGGCGGGGACATCCGCGGGCGTGGCGCGGCGCACGGTGTAGGCGCCGCGCGGGGGACGGCGGCGTAGCAGGAACTGGATGGACACGGCGGAGAAGCGGCGCAGCAGGGCGTAATGAGGCTGGCTCACGCGCCCGGGCCGCTTTCTGACGAGCGCTTGAAGCGCCGTGGCGTTGGAGGCCATCACCGCCGTGAGGAAGGTGTCCACGCCCAATCGCTGGGCGCTCTCCTCGAGCATGGGCCCGTAGAAGCGCGCGACGCCACGGGCCCGTCGCGCGGAGAAGCGGGTGCGCAGGTCGCCCAGGTACCCGACCCGGCACGGGCGGCCTTCCAACCAGCCCTCACGGACGTGGAGGGTGCCCATCCCGTCGAGCTGTCCGGGCGCGCCGTGAACCCAGACCTCCGTCTGGCCGCGCTGCATGTCGTAGAGGTGGAAGTAGTCGGGCTCGCGCTGGGAGGAGAGGACCAGGTCGCCCTGCATCGGCACCGCGCCGAACAGGTCGAGCAGCGCGGCGTTGTCATCACGGGTGGCACGTCGGAGGTCGCTCATGCGGCGCCGTGGAGCCTACTCCGGACGTCGCCGTTTGACGCGGGGCGTGCCCGGTCCGGCGTCAGGGTCCGGCGATACGGTGGACGCTCCCCAAAGGAGCCACGACATGAAGAAGACGCTGAATGGAATGGCGATGCTGATGGCGTTGGGCGTGGGGCTGGCCGCGGGCTTTGGAATGGCCTTCGCTCCCGCGACGGCCCAGGCCGAGGCGCGAGGCTCCGCGCGCATCTGCCCGGACTGTGACCTCATCTGTGGTGAGGGCTACGGCCGCTGCAATCCCGCCGGGTGGTGTGAGTGCTGGTAGCCCGCATCCCGGTGTGACGGGGGGCCCGGTGGTCCATCACCGTCTGTCGATGGGCCGCCGGGCCAGCAGCGCGAGCATCGCTTGCCCCATCACCACCAGCACGACGAAGGCGCAGGCCAGCACCGCGGCGGCGGCGGGGTCGGCGTAGCTCTGGAGCTCGAAGAGCAGCGTGCCCAGCACCTCGGTCCCCGCGGGAACGAGCAGCACGGACATCGTGATTTCTGTCGCGCACGCCAGGAACGCGAGCACGAAGGCCGCGGTGAGCGCGGGCCGTAGGAGTGGCAACGGCGCATCCACGAACGCCCGCCAGGGCCCCGCGCCGCTGACGCGCGCCGCCTCCGTGAGGGAGGTGTCCAGTTGCGCGAGCGCCTCCTCGCTGTTGCGCGCTCCCAGCGCGAGGTACTTCGCCACATAGGCGATGAGCAGCAGCCACGGCGTGTGCGCCAGCGCGAGCACGAAGGCCACCCGGTCCATCAGGATGAAGCGCAGGTCCCGGGAGAACACGAGCAGCAGCGCCAGGGCCAGCACTGTTCCCGGCACCGCGTAGGGCCAGACGGCCAGCGCCTCGACGCCCGCGCCCAGCCGCCGCGAGCCCCGTCGCAGCACCGCCGCGGCGAGCCCCAGCCCACACACCAGCGTGCCCGCCCCCACCGCGAGCAGGAGGCTGCGCCCGGTGGCGTGCAACGTGCGGGGCTCCATCAACACGCCCGCCCAGTGCGTCAGCGTCAGCTCGCTCCAGGCCAGCCGGGCGCCGAAGCTGCGCTGGAGCGACGTGAGGAAGATGGCGCCCAGGGGCAGCAACACCAGCACCGTGGCCGTCAGGCCCACCGCCACCAGGACACTGTTTCGCGCGGTGCCCAAGGGGAAGGGCCTGGCCGACAGGCCCTTTCCCGCGCTCAGGCGGACGCGCCCGGTCCGGCCCAGCATCTGGTTCACGCCCATGGCCAAGGGGGCCAGCAGCAGGAGCGAGGCCGCCAGCAGCGCCGCGCGCCCCAGTCCCGCGTCGCCTCCCATCAACACCAGCTCATAGATGCGCGTGGTGAGCACCCGCGTGGGCGGCGAGGCCGACACGCCCAGGAGGTAGGGGACGCCAAAGGACGAGGCCGCCATGAGGAACACCATGACCGCGCCGGACAGCAGCGAGGGCAACGCCAGGGGCAGCGTCGTGGTCAACAGCACCCGAGGCGTCGATGCGCCACACACGCGCGCGGCCTCCTCCATCGCCGGGTCCACGCGTCGCAGGGCCGCCGCGCCCGCGAGCAGCACCAGGGGAAGCCCCGACACACCTTCCACGAACGCGATGCCCACCGGGCCGTAGATGTCGAAGGTGTCCGCGCCCAGCAGCCGGTTGAGGTACCCCGCGCGAGGGCTCGCGAGCGACAGCCAGCCCATGCCCCAGATGAAGGCGGGGACGGCGGAGGGCAGGGTGAACAGCACCGTGAAGGCGCCGCGCAGGGGCAGGTCGGTGCGGAACAGCACCAGCGCCAGCGGTGTCCCCGCGACGAAGGCCAGCACCGCCGCGCCCGTGGCGATGGTCAGCGTGTTGCCCAGCGCGCCCCGCTCCGCGAGCAACCACGTCAGGCCCCCGTCCTCGACGGCCCCCAGGCCGCGCCAGAGCAGCGCCGCCACCGGGAGCACGGAGAAGCCCAGCACCGGCACCAGCCACGCGCCGAGCCCCAGCCACCAGGACCTGGCCGCCGCGGCGCTCATCGCGCGAAGGCCTGCTGGAAGCGCTCCTTCACGGCGCCGCCCTGGGTGAGGCCTCGCTCGAGCAGCTCGGGTGTCCAGGGGCGCGCGCGCTCCAGCAGCGCCTCGACGCCGGGTTCTCCCCTGGGGCCTGGGAGCCTGGGGTCCACCGCGTGCATGTCGCCCTGCTCGACGATGATGCGCTGGCCTTCGGGTGACAGCAGCACGTCCACCACCGCCTTCGCCGCCACGGGGTTGGGCGTCGTCGCGAAGAGGGCCGCGGGCCCGGGGATGACGACGGCACCGTCGGTGGGCCACACCACCTGGATGGGACTGCCGCGCGCCTGGGCCGCGAGCACGTTCTCCAGGAGCAGCACGCCCGCGTCGGCCTCGCCGCTCTCCACCTTCTGGAGCACCGCCGCGTTGCCTCCCGCGACAATGGCGCCGCGCTGGCGCAGCCCCGTGAAGAAGGTCGCGCCGTACCTCGCGTCACAGAACACGGCCCATGTGAAGGCGGTGCCCGACGTGAGCGGATCGCCAATGGCCACGCGCCCCGTCCAGGGGCCTTGGGCCAGCGCCTCGAAGGACGTGGGGG
This genomic window from Myxococcus hansupus contains:
- a CDS encoding gamma carbonic anhydrase family protein; amino-acid sequence: MLGTLHLGPGAIIAQGAVVRSHDGAVKLGAGSAVLENSVVIGLPQHPVSVGERTLLDHRSLVLGAEVGALCDVGSGSILMPGARLGARCLLSEGTVIPAGIVVPDDSVVAGRPGRILRRTTADDLERLRKRRGGSLDLPGQPLTAFSARDRAEDAPMGQLYTFRDKHPLVHPTATLFSSAEVTGDVIIGPGCIIGPGVKILGDASGPVRIGAGVQVLANTVLHRLSDHALTLEDGVIIGPGCTVHGSHVGANTVVEPGAILCDGTRLGRGSFVGAGSLVKQGSNFADGAHVDGFPAAQTGTLTSLPPVPRWALRPEDLPGLRRIG
- a CDS encoding ABC transporter permease, yielding MSAAAARSWWLGLGAWLVPVLGFSVLPVAALLWRGLGAVEDGGLTWLLAERGALGNTLTIATGAAVLAFVAGTPLALVLFRTDLPLRGAFTVLFTLPSAVPAFIWGMGWLSLASPRAGYLNRLLGADTFDIYGPVGIAFVEGVSGLPLVLLAGAAALRRVDPAMEEAARVCGASTPRVLLTTTLPLALPSLLSGAVMVFLMAASSFGVPYLLGVSASPPTRVLTTRIYELVLMGGDAGLGRAALLAASLLLLAPLAMGVNQMLGRTGRVRLSAGKGLSARPFPLGTARNSVLVAVGLTATVLVLLPLGAIFLTSLQRSFGARLAWSELTLTHWAGVLMEPRTLHATGRSLLLAVGAGTLVCGLGLAAAVLRRGSRRLGAGVEALAVWPYAVPGTVLALALLLVFSRDLRFILMDRVAFVLALAHTPWLLLIAYVAKYLALGARNSEEALAQLDTSLTEAARVSGAGPWRAFVDAPLPLLRPALTAAFVLAFLACATEITMSVLLVPAGTEVLGTLLFELQSYADPAAAAVLACAFVVLVVMGQAMLALLARRPIDRR
- a CDS encoding trypsin-like serine peptidase codes for the protein MLRGIRRSMFCALGLMAAACGNEGARTQEEAPVQIVPEAWMGETVGAELPRLEALGDVQLLTDVNAEELFREAAARSPERAASAKTATPERPSTERSFIGIDLKNQKAYRLRTDEANLGRVADELARRGLNGASRGTLDDASAQPVRGEEPATSDTVSGQTWSNGVDTRIRMAISDGYASNSWPYRTIGHLSAGCSGSLVGRRVVVTSAHCVVSANSGWHPIFNTFTARRDGASATWGVQDAIWYWVPEQYINGTCNNAGNCNPHDFAIMVLADNFPNGHPGWMGHWNASTDTLKQWSMYMRGYPGCSGAAAPASCTSRTLYGDVNLCRTGNAYSPDADGWHREIDISCDGSPGQSGSPIYSYDAPVSGPVVVGQYNQYYCTGTGCAGNSFPNTMGHLTPSWNSTISYFKSLYP
- a CDS encoding ATP-binding protein; its protein translation is MPPSDAASLGNHHRPQTSEPLVGPPSEHAHTVQFYEDEAFVIDIIEAYITGGLARGDPLIIIAQTSHREQLIARLMTAGVDTAAAVETGQLTLLDARETLARFMVNGRPDWERFREVVGAVLERSLETARPGTKVRAYGEMVDVLCQDGMPDVAVALESMWNDLGVMYPLSLLCTYAIGHFGNAEHSRPFRDVCKAHARVIPTESYLRLEAPEARMLEVTLLQQRAQALMAEVEHRRQAEQALRDALHSRDEFLALASHELKTPLTALQLQLQSLPSAAARKDGGGRLLERLDKAIRHTERLATHIDGLLDVSRLGDGQVPLMVEQLDLSRLVRDTVSRAMTTAAEADCNVHLRTDATSIPGVWDPLRIQQVVGNLLVNAFKYGRGRPVEVRVEAALDHARVIVRDHGIGIAPEHHERIFQRFERAVSSSAFGGLGLGLWAARQVVSAHGGTLRVESEPGKGATFIVELPYHPL
- a CDS encoding 2TM domain-containing protein, which produces MATTRQRSAPPSFSQEEAADIIREATTRALSGKDPDRALTREDLLAMARELGVSETAVESVLSSRAGRDKAKRRLRTAYLGLVSHATSYTIVIGGLTLIDLFSGPSWWVQYPAIGWGMGLAFHAMGTVRAAVQQAERHRSE
- a CDS encoding PPC domain-containing protein; this translates as MSPASRSVRAPGVLRGTLLWVLVVLSCNTVEVPGDAEACAGLQCTAGTCFSNAGQPMCRCGPWEAAAELTCSVATFRQPDDHGGSPDSATVLTLPMSPREARISEGTRVEMWDRDLFAVTVPERGLYAFSCTRLTLAECRVRLLDAEGRSRHVLAASEGARESWFATLTEGTWYFEVSGGASAGRYNYQLVSLGTDDHGDTFEEATVLEEGSRGPFSVRLSHIFDQDMFVFRSQVGHGYRFICEAPPGPGLWMELGFDDFAFVDQASGATGAPLALSLGATSVHTWRVSIVADSGPFPVEARCRFEDLGRDEHGDTLETATPVTAGVPVGLTLQSRDDVDVFSFAGEAGHVYSVRTDGAGPWSAQVVDGTGANVASSTTDRLRARVGTAGTHYLRIQGGPDWEHTFSLTLVDAGVDDHGDSPQTATVITPGTTVTGRFETPADTDAIAFLAEPGGIYLATYAPSERLSFNPRGVAGSLTLGEGRHLFGGWEAGPVTMMFQPRNDAEGFSLHLEQVAVDDHADHSAEAQQVRLPVDISGVVQTAIDTDVFSVRLEEGRRYRLGLDTGPLAVTLVAPGGGLSRPVSGVLVPVFTGPHLMMLTGASGLAQVPWRVTLQAE
- a CDS encoding MATE family efflux transporter — encoded protein: MSDTSSAGVESVPAEAGGPPEGGAPGRWASLKEALHGTQKDLTKLPVRHAIFLLAVPMVLEMMMESVFAVVDVFFVGRLGADAVASVGLTESLLTIIYAASAGLSIGATALVSRRIGEGDSERAARTAVQALGLGVVLSIPVSVAGVYFARPLMAMMGGSPWVLEHGIRYTQVMLGGMGSVLLLFLINAIFRGAGDAAIAMRVLWLANAINIVLAPLLIFGVGPFPELGVMGAAVATTFGRSCGVVYQLYRLAKGSGRLRLRREHLRLEPGTMVAMLRMSGAGTVQALVGTTSWVVLARIVATFGSAAVAGYTIALRVVLFALLPSWGLSNAAATLMGQSLGAKKPERGEEAVWTAARINAVFLGTLGLVFFLAAEPVVGIFTQDAAVMREGVMALRILSASFLFYAFGMVLTQAFNGAGDTATPTLLNICCFWALELPLAWVLSGPMGMGPPGAFLAISVAFSVMAVVAVILFRRGTWKHRVV
- a CDS encoding ABC transporter substrate-binding protein; the protein is MSLPTLLRGAGLTCALILLAACRIESAAPSAGPAPTREGTPSGDVWVYTSMYRHVLDALEPLLKERLPGVQVHWYQAGSEKVASRLEAERAAGAVRADLLATSDPFLYERLAREGALLRHASPNVLRVPRALVDLDARYAALRLSTMVLVYRKGGPPPPTSFEALAQGPWTGRVAIGDPLTSGTAFTWAVFCDARYGATFFTGLRQRGAIVAGGNAAVLQKVESGEADAGVLLLENVLAAQARGSPIQVVWPTDGAVVIPGPAALFATTPNPVAAKAVVDVLLSPEGQRIIVEQGDMHAVDPRLPGPRGEPGVEALLERARPWTPELLERGLTQGGAVKERFQQAFAR